One genomic window of Vicinamibacterales bacterium includes the following:
- a CDS encoding LamG-like jellyroll fold domain-containing protein — MVGSGWVHLVFTADGAAWHAYINGTAVPSGAIAGGLASSADPLVLGRDGVAAQAWFDGWLADVAVYPYSLNADQVSRHYALREVSAA; from the coding sequence GTGGTCGGTTCCGGATGGGTTCACCTCGTTTTCACAGCGGATGGCGCCGCGTGGCACGCCTACATCAACGGCACGGCCGTGCCATCGGGCGCGATCGCCGGTGGACTGGCGTCGAGCGCGGATCCCCTCGTGCTCGGCCGTGACGGCGTCGCCGCGCAGGCATGGTTCGACGGGTGGCTGGCCGACGTCGCCGTGTATCCGTACTCGCTCAACGCGGACCAGGTGTCCCGTCACTACGCGCTGCGCGAGGTGAGCGCAGCGG